In Pleurocapsa sp. PCC 7319, the following are encoded in one genomic region:
- a CDS encoding PstS family phosphate ABC transporter substrate-binding protein — protein MKQYKICHNCEFSYNELRAKNCELCGKSLDQSKFKVKASRPKKKISNVSKNNKIKINLIAAAILMMGLGAVLYSFTRSVAQTSETKELPTGLLPYWGPPCSVRLMSHKIATEIKHDHPDFRLRLTDNDENKDPIEELLDDQLFLVLSEKPFLDQHNEMAQKKGFKLTGTPYAIDGIAYITNKKTNVESLNIKQLKAIYEGKISNWQQVGGENKTITPILLSGLGRNTLFLSLQELSKNTMYVQDRQEAMSILKKESGALFYTSATLAAIEKDVNIISLKNQENQIVSPVIDGIPNQEAFSNGQYPQTRMMYAIQKEGINGPVQNMVNSFVAYLTSPDLGQPIIEKSGFVPLYH, from the coding sequence ATGAAACAATATAAAATTTGTCATAATTGCGAATTTTCCTATAATGAATTACGAGCCAAAAATTGTGAATTATGTGGAAAAAGCCTCGATCAAAGTAAATTCAAGGTCAAAGCTAGCCGCCCTAAGAAAAAGATTAGTAACGTTAGTAAAAATAATAAAATTAAGATAAATTTGATTGCTGCTGCTATTTTAATGATGGGGTTAGGGGCAGTTCTATACAGTTTTACGAGATCTGTTGCTCAAACAAGCGAGACCAAAGAACTTCCTACTGGTCTTCTTCCTTACTGGGGACCTCCTTGTAGTGTAAGGTTGATGTCTCATAAAATTGCTACTGAAATTAAACATGACCATCCTGATTTTAGGCTGAGGTTAACAGATAATGATGAAAATAAAGATCCCATAGAGGAACTGCTTGACGATCAGTTATTTTTGGTTCTTTCTGAAAAACCGTTTCTAGATCAACATAATGAAATGGCGCAAAAGAAAGGATTTAAATTAACAGGAACTCCTTATGCCATTGACGGGATTGCCTATATAACGAATAAGAAAACAAACGTTGAATCTCTGAACATTAAGCAATTAAAAGCCATCTATGAAGGAAAAATATCTAATTGGCAACAAGTTGGAGGAGAAAATAAAACAATCACCCCTATACTACTTTCGGGTCTAGGAAGAAATACTTTGTTTCTATCTCTACAAGAATTAAGTAAAAATACAATGTATGTCCAGGATCGACAAGAGGCTATGTCCATTCTCAAGAAAGAGTCAGGTGCTCTTTTCTATACTTCAGCAACTCTGGCAGCGATCGAAAAGGACGTAAATATCATTTCTCTGAAGAATCAAGAAAATCAAATTGTGTCTCCAGTTATCGATGGCATCCCAAATCAGGAGGCTTTTAGCAATGGACAGTATCCCCAGACCAGAATGATGTATGCGATACAGAAAGAAGGGATAAATGGTCCAGTTCAAAACATGGTTAATTCGTTCGTCGCCTATCTGACTTCACCAGACCTCGGACAGCCAATCATCGAAAAGTCTGGCTTTGTACCTCTCTATCACTAA
- a CDS encoding DUF3352 domain-containing protein, with translation MKFRSFFWTIAIGAVVIFLVAVTSLGWIATQSSINLFRGGVNGFPQGAAFIPKQAPAMISLLTNPEKLYALRQVSLPLKRRQSDRQEWQQWETNLLSKIGLDYRHDLKPWLGDEITFAITSLDYDRNPQNGAQPGYLLATETKNQRLAHKSLENSFAEQDNTITEQYRGAKIISLASENTDANPPLWASAVVGNFVLFANQSSIIKEAINQAQAVNLNLEHSDDFQTALNNLKPPHVGIAYLNILRTSAWLDKSPVLPKLKTEQILSASLSIYRSGLAAETALIGIDEPKTNSQTYQSFLNKPELQQIFNSLPFDRHNSAYIDIKDGVSLLAEQIPLYKVLKLAIQSLFPHLKAIAIKNSSKEDGINRANILFKLD, from the coding sequence ATGAAATTTCGTTCTTTTTTCTGGACCATAGCAATTGGAGCGGTAGTTATATTTCTCGTGGCTGTTACTAGTTTAGGCTGGATTGCAACTCAAAGCTCGATCAATCTTTTTCGGGGTGGGGTTAACGGTTTTCCCCAAGGAGCAGCATTTATTCCTAAACAAGCTCCCGCGATGATTTCTTTGCTAACTAATCCGGAGAAGCTGTATGCCCTAAGGCAAGTATCTTTGCCTCTCAAGCGTCGTCAAAGCGATCGCCAAGAATGGCAGCAATGGGAAACAAATTTACTAAGCAAAATAGGACTTGATTATCGACATGATCTTAAGCCTTGGTTGGGAGACGAAATCACCTTTGCGATTACCAGTCTAGATTACGATCGCAATCCACAAAATGGAGCGCAACCAGGATATCTATTGGCAACTGAAACTAAAAATCAGCGATTAGCTCATAAATCCTTGGAAAATTCATTTGCCGAGCAGGATAATACCATTACCGAACAATATAGGGGAGCAAAGATCATTTCTCTTGCTTCAGAAAATACCGATGCTAACCCACCTCTATGGGCCAGTGCAGTCGTCGGCAATTTTGTCTTATTTGCCAATCAGTCTTCAATTATTAAAGAAGCAATTAATCAAGCCCAAGCTGTTAATCTAAATTTAGAACATTCAGACGACTTTCAAACAGCTTTAAACAATCTCAAACCACCTCATGTAGGAATAGCTTATCTCAATATTTTGAGAACATCAGCTTGGTTGGATAAATCACCAGTATTGCCCAAGCTCAAGACAGAACAGATTTTAAGTGCATCTTTATCGATTTACCGATCTGGACTAGCAGCTGAAACTGCTCTAATTGGAATTGATGAACCCAAAACTAACTCTCAAACATATCAATCTTTTCTCAATAAACCTGAATTACAGCAAATTTTTAATTCCCTCCCCTTTGATCGTCATAACTCTGCTTATATAGATATCAAAGATGGAGTATCTTTATTGGCAGAACAGATTCCCCTGTACAAAGTCCTAAAACTGGCAATACAGTCTTTATTTCCTCATTTAAAGGCGATCGCTATCAAGAATTCAAGCAAGGAAGACGGTATTAATCGCGCCAATATCTTATTTAAATTAGACTAA
- a CDS encoding tyrosine-type recombinase/integrase, with translation MFAATDSSKISTITTNNLLVVFAEFLDLDVSAGDAAMDTLKTYTRQLQQFLAWCDRRQLNPVAIVKNDIKKYRRWMIEQKGYKPATIALKLAVVRRFYQAAVEKGLIPINPAAGVKPPREKQDPAEKITYLEQVEVETLLATIPNDGKLKSARDKAMLAIMALEGTRTIELHRANISSLVRQGRNIGVRVEGKRSIRVVPLTPDIANLLVNYLHLRETRGEVLKPARPLFIATGNNSRGKRISRRGIRSVVDQYLKQASLKHTPGRTISAHSLRHTAGTLALRSGSELRQVQDLLGHSDPRTTSIYAHVADRWENNPALKLNIDIPVASMPDI, from the coding sequence ATGTTTGCTGCTACTGACTCCTCAAAAATTAGCACTATTACCACTAACAATTTATTGGTAGTTTTTGCTGAGTTTCTCGATCTAGATGTAAGCGCTGGAGATGCAGCGATGGATACCCTCAAAACCTATACACGGCAATTACAGCAATTTCTGGCTTGGTGCGATCGCCGTCAGTTAAATCCAGTAGCAATAGTTAAAAATGATATCAAAAAGTACCGTCGCTGGATGATCGAGCAAAAAGGATACAAGCCAGCCACTATTGCCCTCAAATTAGCCGTTGTTCGCCGCTTCTATCAAGCTGCGGTAGAAAAAGGTTTGATTCCCATTAATCCAGCTGCGGGAGTTAAACCACCCCGAGAAAAACAAGACCCCGCAGAAAAAATAACCTATTTAGAACAGGTAGAGGTGGAAACCTTGTTGGCTACTATCCCCAATGATGGCAAGCTAAAATCTGCTAGGGACAAAGCCATGTTGGCAATTATGGCACTAGAAGGAACACGCACTATTGAATTACACCGTGCAAATATCTCTAGTCTAGTCAGACAAGGTAGAAATATTGGTGTTCGAGTTGAAGGTAAAAGAAGTATTCGAGTTGTTCCTCTCACCCCCGATATTGCTAATCTTTTGGTTAATTATTTGCATTTAAGGGAAACTAGAGGAGAAGTATTAAAGCCAGCGAGACCATTATTTATTGCCACAGGCAATAATTCTCGGGGCAAAAGAATTTCCCGTCGTGGTATTCGTTCAGTTGTCGATCAATATCTTAAGCAAGCATCCCTCAAGCATACTCCTGGTAGAACTATTTCTGCTCATAGTCTTAGACATACGGCTGGTACCTTAGCTCTACGTTCTGGTTCGGAATTGCGTCAAGTACAGGATTTATTGGGACATAGCGATCCTCGTACTACCTCCATCTATGCTCACGTAGCCGATCGCTGGGAAAATAATCCGGCACTCAAACTCAATATCGATATTCCTGTTGCGTCAATGCCTGACATTTAA